One region of Quercus lobata isolate SW786 chromosome 2, ValleyOak3.0 Primary Assembly, whole genome shotgun sequence genomic DNA includes:
- the LOC115976021 gene encoding universal stress protein PHOS32-like, whose protein sequence is MGKARTVGVGMDYSPISKAALRWAADNLMEEGDRIILIHVQPPKSDHTRKELFEDTGSPLVPLEEFREINFSKQYGLTNDPEVLEVLDAVSKTKGVKVVAKVYWGDPREKLCYAVEDLKLDSLVVGSRGLGAIKRVLLGSVSKYVVTNASCPVTVIKGTLSKR, encoded by the exons ATGGGAAAAGCTCGTACAGTTGGTGTAGGAATGGACTACTCTCCAATCAGCAAAGCAGCACTTCGATGGGCTGCTGATAATTTAATGGAGGAAGGAGATCGTATCATCTTAATCCATGTCCAGCCACCCAAATCCGATCATACCCGGAAGGAACTTTTCGAGGACACTGGATCAC cTTTAGTTCCTCTTGAGGAATTTAGGGAGATTAACTTTTCCAAGCAATATGGACTTACAAATGATCCAGaggttcttgaagttcttgatgCAGTGTCAAAGACCAAAGGG GTGAAGGTGGTGGCCAAGGTCTACTGGGGGGATCCAAGGGAGAAGCTGTGCTATGCTGTAGAAGATCTCAAGCTCGACTCACTTGTTGTTGGAAGCAGGGGTCTAGGCGCTATCAAAAG GGTGTTGCTTGGTAGTGTAAGCAAGTACGTTGTGACAAATGCTTCATGTCCAGTCACTGTGATTAAGGGAACCCTTTCTAAGCGTTAA
- the LOC115976020 gene encoding germin-like protein subfamily 1 member 11, with product MMKGVHYLVTMALLALASTLAFADDPSPLQDFCVAINNTNSAVFVNGKFCKDPMLTTSDDFFISGLDIPGNTENQLGFSVNLVDVNKFAGLNTLGISLARIDFAPYGMTPLHTHPRGTELLVVLEGTLLAGFVTSDPDHRFFTKTLNQGDVFVFPVGLIHFQFNIGKTNAVAFAGLSSQNPGFNTIANAVFGSNPPINPDVLIKAFQLDKNVVDYLQKIFHG from the exons ATGATGAAAGGTGTTCACTACCTTGTGACTATGGCCCTGTTGGCTTTGGCATCCACCCTTGCTTTTGCAGATGACCCTAGTCCTCTGCAAGATTTCTGCGTTGCAATTAACAATACCAATTCTGCTG TATTTGTGAATGGAAAGTTCTGCAAGGACCCAATGCTTACAACATCAGATGATTTTTTCATCTCCGGGCTAGATATTCCTGGAAACACTGAAAATCAACTAGGATTTAGTGTCAATCTTGTGGATGTGAATAAATTTGCAGGCCTCAACACTCTAGGTATTTCCTTGGCTCGCATTGACTTTGCACCGTATGGCATGACTCCTCTACACACTCATCCTCGTGGCACTGAGCTTCTGGTAGTCTTAGAGGGTACTCTCCTTGCGGGCTTTGTGACATCCGACCCAGACCACCGCTTCTTCACCAAAACTTTAAATCAAGGAGATGTCTTTGTGTTCCCAGTTGGTCTTATTCACTTCCAGTTCAACATAGGAAAGACCAATGCTGTTGCCTTTGCTGGTCTCAGTAGCCAAAATCCTGGGTTCAACACAATAGCAAACGCGGTCTTTGGATCTAATCCTCCCATTAATCCAGATGTTCTCATCAAGGCCTTCCAATTGGACAAGAATGTGGTTGATTATCTTCAGAAAATATTCCACGGATAA